The Budorcas taxicolor isolate Tak-1 chromosome 18, Takin1.1, whole genome shotgun sequence genome window below encodes:
- the LOC128063165 gene encoding carcinoembryonic antigen-related cell adhesion molecule 4-like, which yields MEPPSGPASRRHVPWSRLLLAVSLLNFWTPPTTAQLTIETAPPLAAEGSDVLLLAHNVSENPLGYAWHRGERVDNTQLIASYRVDNNATTNGSVYSGRETLYPNGTRLIQNVTQKDTGSYTLLVTKKDLQTERQTEHLHVHPVLPTPVITSNNSNPREHEDTVVLTCGFETQNTSYMWWINNQSLPKGTRLELSEDKRTLTVVTVTRNDTGPYVCEARNPVSVSRSDPFTLDVLSPVAQPSLQASNATVTEHEGPVILTCLADETGVSIRWFFKGQSLLLAERMTLSLDNSALTIDPISREDAGDYQCEAFNRGNSSRSDPLRLCVTWQENSQALGVGAITGIVIGVLLVLTLLAVLGRFIFLHRGNWPPASTSGRGPSGSSVSQASLRDVRPPAPIYQELLCPDTDVYCHISHKADVGP from the exons ATGGAGCCCCCGTCAGGCCCTGCAAGCAGGCGGCATGTCCCCTGGAGCAGGCTCCTGCTGGCAG TCTCACTCTTAAATTTCTGGACCCCACCCACCACTGCCCAGCTCACTATTGAAACGGCGCCCCCTCTTGCTGCAGAAGGGTCAGATGTTCTTCTACTTGCCCACAACGTGTCAGAGAATCCTCTAGGCTATGCTTGGCACAGAGGAGAAAGGGTAGACAACACCCAGCTAATTGCATCATATAGGGTAGATAATAATGCAACTACCAATGGGTCTGTATACAGCGGACGGGAGACACTTTATCCCAACGGAACCCGGCTGATCCAGAACGTCACCCAGAAAGACACAGGATCCTACACCCTGCTCGTTACAAAGAAGGATttacagacagaaagacagactgAACACCTCCATGTGCACC CGGTGCTACCCACACCCGTCATCACCAGCAACAACTCCAACCCCAGGGAGCACGAGGACACTGTGGTGTTAACATGTGGATTTGAGACTCAGAACACCTCCTACATGTGGTGGATCAACAATCAGAGCCTCCCAAAGGGCACCAGGCTGGAACTGTCCGAGGACAAGAGGACTCTCACAGTAGTCACCGTGACAAGGAATGACACAGGACCCTATGTGTGTGAAGCCCGGAACCCAGTGAGTGTCAGCCGCAGTGACCCATTCACCCTGGATGTCCTCT CCCCGGTGGCACAGCCCTCCCTCCAAGCCAGCAACGCCACAGTCACAGAACACGAGGGCCCCGTGATCCTGACCTGCCTCGCAGATGAGACTGGGGTCTCCATACGCTGGTTCTTCAAAGGTCAGAGTCTCCTCCTCGCAGAGAGGATGACACTGTCCTTAGACAATAGCGCCCTCACCATAGACCCCATCAGCAGAGAGGACGCCGGGGATTATCAGTGTGAGGCCTTCAACAGGGGCAACTCCAGCAGAAGCGACCCCCTCAGGCTGTGTGTGACCT GGCAAGAAAACAGCCAAGCCCTCGGTGTGGGGGCCATAACTGGCATTGTGATTGGGGTCCTGCTTGTGCTGACGCTGCTGGCTGTCCTGGGGcgtttcattttccttcacag aggaaactggcCCCCAGCCTCCACCTCAG GACGTGGTCCCTCTGGCAGCTCTGTCTCCCAG GCCTCCCTACGTGATGTGAGGCCACCAGCTCCCATCTACCAG GAATTACTATGCCCCGACACAGACGTTTACTGTCATATCAGCCACAAAGCAGATGTGGGTCCTTAG